From Diaminobutyricibacter sp. McL0608, one genomic window encodes:
- a CDS encoding DEAD/DEAH box helicase, producing the protein MTPPETAPSEADTASEAITFSDLGLSDATLRALKDVGYETPSAIQAATIPLLLAGRDVVGLAQTGTGKTAAFALPIISRLDTSQKTPQALVLAPTRELALQVCEAFEKYAAHVRGVHVLPVYGGQGYGVQLSALRRGVHVVVGTPGRIMDHLEKGTLDLSELKYLVLDEADEMLKMGFAEDVETILADTPDDKQVALFSATMPAQIRRISKKYLHDPEEITVKSKTTTSANTTQRYLMVSYPQKVDALTRILEVENFEGMIIFVRTKNETETLAEKLRARGYSAAAINGDVVQAQRERTVEQLRAGKLDILVATDVAARGLDVERISHVVNYDIPIDTESYVHRIGRTGRAGRSGAAISFVTPRERRLLSAIEKATRQPLTQMQLPTVEDVNVTRLARFDDAITEALAQADRIDHFRDIIGHYVEHHDVPEADVAAALAVVAQGDEPLLLSADDALSRRVERDDRTRDDRGDRYDRGTRDDRGGRGDRGGRPERPERRARPSSGPMAAYRIEVGRRQKVEPRQIVGALANEGGLSREDFGAIKILPDFSLVELPADLPGDVLARLQDTRISGKLIEIRPDRGRKPRHGN; encoded by the coding sequence ATGACGCCTCCCGAAACAGCGCCGAGCGAGGCAGACACTGCCAGCGAAGCGATCACCTTCTCTGACCTCGGGCTGAGCGATGCGACGCTCAGAGCCCTGAAGGATGTGGGCTACGAGACTCCGTCGGCGATTCAGGCCGCGACGATCCCGCTCCTGCTGGCCGGGCGCGACGTCGTCGGCCTCGCCCAGACCGGTACCGGCAAGACTGCTGCCTTCGCGCTGCCGATCATCTCGCGCCTGGACACCTCGCAGAAGACCCCTCAGGCCCTCGTGCTCGCCCCGACGCGTGAACTCGCACTGCAGGTCTGCGAGGCGTTCGAGAAGTACGCCGCCCACGTCCGCGGCGTCCACGTGCTCCCGGTCTACGGCGGGCAAGGCTACGGCGTGCAGCTCTCCGCCCTCCGCCGCGGTGTCCACGTCGTGGTCGGCACTCCTGGCCGCATCATGGACCACCTCGAGAAGGGCACGCTCGACCTTTCGGAGCTCAAGTACCTCGTGCTCGACGAGGCCGACGAGATGCTGAAGATGGGCTTCGCCGAGGACGTGGAGACCATCCTCGCCGACACCCCCGACGACAAACAGGTCGCGCTCTTCTCGGCGACCATGCCCGCCCAGATCCGCCGGATCTCGAAGAAATACCTGCACGACCCGGAAGAGATCACGGTCAAGAGCAAGACCACGACCTCGGCGAACACGACGCAGCGGTACCTGATGGTGTCGTATCCGCAGAAGGTCGACGCGCTTACGCGCATCCTCGAGGTCGAGAACTTCGAGGGGATGATCATCTTCGTCCGCACCAAGAACGAGACGGAGACGCTCGCCGAGAAGCTGCGCGCCCGCGGCTATTCCGCGGCGGCGATCAACGGCGATGTGGTCCAGGCACAGCGCGAGCGTACGGTCGAACAGCTGCGGGCCGGCAAGCTCGACATCCTGGTGGCGACGGATGTGGCGGCGCGCGGCCTCGACGTCGAGCGCATCAGCCATGTCGTCAACTACGACATCCCCATCGACACGGAGTCGTACGTCCACCGCATCGGCCGCACAGGACGCGCGGGCCGCAGCGGCGCGGCGATCAGTTTCGTGACCCCGCGCGAGCGTCGTCTGCTGTCCGCCATCGAGAAGGCGACTCGCCAGCCGCTCACCCAGATGCAGCTGCCCACCGTCGAGGACGTGAACGTCACCCGTCTCGCGCGGTTCGACGACGCCATCACCGAGGCGCTCGCGCAGGCCGATCGGATCGATCATTTCCGTGACATCATCGGCCACTATGTCGAACACCACGACGTTCCCGAAGCCGACGTGGCCGCGGCGCTCGCGGTGGTCGCGCAGGGAGACGAGCCGCTGTTGCTCTCGGCCGACGACGCCCTGTCCCGTCGCGTCGAGCGGGATGATCGCACGCGTGACGACCGCGGCGACCGCTACGACCGCGGGACCCGTGACGATCGCGGCGGCCGTGGGGATCGCGGCGGCCGGCCCGAGCGCCCGGAGCGGCGCGCACGTCCGAGCAGCGGCCCGATGGCCGCCTACCGCATCGAAGTGGGCCGGCGGCAGAAGGTCGAGCCGCGACAGATCGTCGGTGCACTCGCCAACGAGGGCGGTCTGAGCCGGGAGGACTTCGGTGCGATCAAGATCCTCCCCGACTTCTCGCTCGTGGAGCTGCCGGCCGATCTCCCCGGCGACGTGCTGGCGAGGCTGCAGGACACGCGGATCAGCGGAAAGCTCATCGAGATCCGGCCCGACCGCGGGCGCAAGCCGCGCCATGGCAATTAG
- a CDS encoding adenylyl cyclase, translated as MPQSEIQATVDSIAAQQVDNEMGTQRYALLFKPGTYGSAASPLIFQVGYYTEIAGLGQSPSDVTINGQVNVFNRCLAADNCIALDNFWRSMSNLTINPVGGMGCRANTEFWAVSQASPLRRVNVTGKLTFMDYCTAGPQYASGGFLADSRAGDIINGSQQQFLTRDSSIGSWSNGVWNQVFSGVTGAPAQSFPTPPYTTLATTPASREKPYLYVDAKGTYNVFVPAARTDSSGPTWTGGQTAGHSLPLSSFYLAKPTDSAKTIDKQLDRGKNLLLTPGVYNVDRSIRVDRPGTIVLGLGVATLTAVGGAMPLTVGDVPGVDIAGLMIDAGSVNSPALLQVGSGHGDRGDHDGKGHGSGWSSQPTALQDVFFRVGGPHTGKATVSLVVNSSNVILDDIWAWRADHGTGVGWTVNTADTGVIVNGDNVTATGLFVEHYQKYNVIWNGENGTTIFFQNELPYDAPNQAAWQHNGVLGWAAYKVGDRVKSNQLWGGGSYIFTNVDPTLHATRGFEVPVKPGVQLHDLLTVNLGAGTLDHVVNDTGDAATTAAVGTPVYVVSAP; from the coding sequence ATGCCGCAGAGCGAGATCCAGGCGACGGTCGACAGCATCGCAGCACAGCAGGTCGACAACGAGATGGGTACGCAGCGCTACGCGCTCCTTTTCAAACCCGGCACCTACGGCTCCGCTGCCAGCCCACTGATCTTCCAGGTCGGCTACTACACCGAGATCGCGGGCCTCGGGCAGTCCCCGTCCGACGTGACCATCAACGGTCAGGTGAACGTCTTCAACCGCTGTCTCGCGGCGGACAACTGCATCGCGCTCGACAACTTCTGGCGCTCGATGTCGAACTTGACCATCAACCCGGTCGGGGGCATGGGCTGCCGCGCGAACACCGAGTTCTGGGCCGTCTCGCAGGCGTCTCCCCTGCGCAGGGTGAACGTCACAGGCAAGCTGACCTTCATGGACTACTGCACCGCTGGACCGCAGTACGCCAGCGGCGGGTTCCTCGCAGATTCGAGGGCCGGCGACATCATCAACGGGTCGCAGCAGCAGTTCCTCACCCGCGACAGCAGCATCGGGTCGTGGTCGAACGGCGTCTGGAACCAGGTCTTCTCCGGCGTGACCGGGGCACCGGCCCAGTCCTTCCCGACGCCGCCGTACACGACGCTGGCGACGACCCCTGCCAGTCGTGAGAAGCCGTACCTCTACGTGGATGCGAAGGGCACGTACAACGTGTTCGTCCCGGCCGCGCGCACCGACTCCTCCGGCCCCACCTGGACCGGCGGCCAGACGGCCGGTCACTCGCTGCCGCTGAGCAGTTTCTACCTGGCGAAGCCGACCGACTCGGCGAAGACCATCGACAAGCAGCTGGACCGCGGAAAGAACCTTCTGCTGACGCCAGGCGTCTACAACGTCGACCGCAGCATCCGCGTCGACCGGCCGGGCACCATCGTGCTCGGGCTGGGCGTCGCCACGCTGACGGCCGTCGGCGGTGCCATGCCGTTGACCGTCGGGGATGTGCCCGGCGTCGACATCGCGGGACTGATGATCGACGCGGGCTCCGTGAACTCGCCGGCCCTCCTCCAGGTGGGCTCCGGGCACGGAGACCGCGGGGACCACGACGGCAAGGGGCACGGATCAGGATGGTCGTCCCAGCCGACCGCCCTGCAGGACGTGTTCTTCCGTGTCGGTGGTCCGCACACGGGCAAGGCGACGGTCAGCCTCGTCGTGAACAGCAGCAACGTCATCCTCGACGACATCTGGGCCTGGCGCGCCGACCACGGAACCGGGGTCGGCTGGACCGTCAACACGGCCGACACCGGAGTTATCGTCAACGGTGACAACGTGACGGCGACCGGGCTGTTCGTCGAGCACTACCAGAAGTACAACGTGATCTGGAACGGGGAGAACGGAACGACCATCTTCTTCCAGAACGAGCTCCCGTACGACGCACCGAACCAGGCAGCCTGGCAGCACAACGGTGTCCTCGGCTGGGCCGCATACAAGGTCGGCGACCGCGTGAAGTCGAACCAGCTGTGGGGCGGCGGCTCGTACATCTTCACCAATGTCGACCCGACCCTGCACGCAACGCGCGGATTCGAGGTTCCGGTGAAGCCCGGCGTCCAGCTCCACGACCTGCTCACAGTGAACCTCGGCGCGGGAACGCTCGACCATGTTGTGAACGACACCGGAGACGCAGCCACGACTGCGGCCGTCGGAACACCCGTATACGTCGTCTCGGCGCCGTAA
- a CDS encoding sigma-70 family RNA polymerase sigma factor produces the protein MSVVAGELMTRARSGDGEAFRELVEPHRRELQVHCYRMLGSFQDAEDALQDTMLTAWQGLGGFEGRSSLRTWLYRIATNRCLNARRSASRRPAKEWDIPNVEPPEPTRMGEIVWLEPYPDTLLDGSVAVPPGPEARIEQRESISLAFVTAMQILPPRQVAVLILRDVLGFRAAEVAEMLETTVESVNSALKRARAGLRTTLAQRSGSEGMPAPDSKEERSLVAEFTQAYEAGDVDALVALLTADVRMTMPPMALEYLGRDAVGEFFETVVFRPGKIYDLVPTRANGQPAFAMYLRAPAGGIRHGVGFFVLDVRRDGVSGITRFEGSVLPSFGLPRSLPQ, from the coding sequence ATGAGCGTGGTCGCCGGCGAGTTGATGACACGGGCGCGGTCGGGGGACGGCGAGGCCTTCCGCGAGCTGGTCGAACCGCACCGTCGGGAGTTGCAGGTGCACTGCTATCGGATGCTCGGATCGTTCCAGGATGCGGAGGATGCGCTCCAGGACACGATGCTGACCGCGTGGCAGGGCCTCGGCGGTTTCGAGGGACGTTCCTCGCTCCGCACCTGGCTGTACCGGATCGCCACGAACCGGTGCCTGAACGCCCGACGCTCAGCCAGTCGCCGCCCGGCGAAGGAGTGGGACATCCCCAACGTCGAACCGCCCGAGCCCACGAGGATGGGCGAGATCGTCTGGCTCGAGCCCTATCCCGACACCCTTCTCGATGGATCGGTGGCCGTGCCGCCGGGACCAGAGGCTCGCATCGAGCAGAGGGAGTCCATCTCGCTGGCGTTCGTGACGGCGATGCAGATCCTGCCTCCGCGCCAGGTGGCCGTCCTCATCCTGCGCGACGTGCTCGGGTTCCGCGCCGCCGAGGTCGCGGAGATGCTCGAGACGACCGTCGAGTCCGTGAACAGCGCGCTCAAACGGGCGCGCGCAGGCCTTCGAACGACGCTCGCGCAGCGCAGCGGCAGCGAGGGGATGCCCGCACCCGACTCGAAAGAAGAGCGGTCTCTTGTCGCCGAGTTCACCCAGGCGTACGAGGCCGGCGACGTCGACGCACTGGTCGCCTTGCTCACCGCCGACGTGCGGATGACGATGCCGCCGATGGCTCTCGAATACCTGGGCCGCGACGCGGTCGGCGAGTTCTTCGAGACGGTCGTCTTCCGTCCGGGCAAGATCTACGACCTGGTCCCGACGCGGGCGAACGGCCAGCCCGCGTTCGCGATGTACCTGCGTGCGCCGGCTGGCGGCATCCGTCACGGCGTCGGATTCTTCGTACTGGATGTGCGTCGCGACGGCGTGAGCGGGATCACCCGCTTCGAGGGCAGCGTGCTGCCGTCGTTCGGGCTCCCGCGCTCGCTGCCGCAATAG
- a CDS encoding SDR family NAD(P)-dependent oxidoreductase: MLLNNKVAVVYGAGGAIGGAVARAFAAEGADVYVTGHLRESVDEVAAEIVAAGGSAEAAQVDALDEGAIDSHLQSVIDRVGRIDISFNAVGLLDSTVLGVPLTELPADQFVLPITAYATSYFLTARLAARRMVPNRSGVIMTVSALPARKGTALNGGYGPAQAAKEAMTRDLSVELAPSGVRVVAIRPHGIPETATMRHSYETRPPGLTWEQFQAYLAGMTHPRRTMTIAEAANVAAFVASDRASGLTGTVVNLTMGSLDD; this comes from the coding sequence ATGCTGCTGAACAACAAGGTCGCCGTGGTCTACGGCGCAGGGGGCGCCATCGGGGGCGCCGTCGCACGCGCGTTCGCCGCCGAGGGAGCCGACGTGTATGTCACCGGGCATCTGCGTGAGTCCGTCGACGAGGTCGCTGCAGAGATCGTCGCGGCAGGCGGGTCAGCCGAGGCGGCGCAGGTCGACGCGCTGGATGAAGGCGCCATCGACTCGCATCTGCAGTCGGTGATCGACCGCGTCGGGCGCATCGACATCTCGTTCAACGCCGTCGGGCTGCTCGATTCCACAGTCCTCGGCGTCCCGCTCACTGAGTTGCCCGCCGACCAGTTCGTGCTCCCCATCACGGCGTACGCGACGTCGTACTTCCTGACAGCGCGGCTCGCGGCACGGCGGATGGTGCCGAACCGATCGGGCGTGATCATGACGGTCTCGGCCCTCCCGGCACGCAAAGGCACCGCGCTGAACGGAGGCTACGGACCGGCTCAGGCTGCGAAGGAGGCCATGACCCGCGACCTGTCGGTCGAGCTCGCGCCGAGCGGCGTCCGGGTCGTAGCGATCCGCCCCCACGGCATCCCGGAGACGGCGACCATGCGCCACTCCTACGAGACGCGCCCTCCGGGACTGACCTGGGAGCAGTTCCAGGCGTACCTCGCCGGCATGACCCACCCGCGACGCACGATGACGATCGCCGAGGCGGCCAACGTCGCCGCGTTCGTGGCATCGGACCGGGCCAGCGGGCTCACCGGGACGGTCGTCAACCTGACGATGGGCAGCCTGGACGACTGA
- a CDS encoding carboxymuconolactone decarboxylase family protein, with amino-acid sequence MADSDAPVLDLLAQMTADSLAASTLDPQTLMLVRIAALVAVDAQPVSYTLNIGAAADVGLDVEDIRGVLTAIAPIVGTAKVAAATGNIVQALAVELEAAVEALAELEAEDEE; translated from the coding sequence ATGGCTGACTCCGACGCCCCTGTACTCGACCTGCTCGCCCAGATGACCGCCGACTCCCTGGCGGCCTCGACACTCGACCCTCAGACGCTGATGCTGGTGCGGATCGCCGCCCTCGTCGCCGTCGACGCACAGCCGGTGTCGTACACGCTGAACATCGGGGCGGCCGCCGACGTCGGCCTCGACGTGGAAGACATCCGCGGCGTTCTCACGGCCATCGCACCGATCGTCGGCACCGCCAAGGTCGCCGCTGCGACGGGCAACATCGTCCAGGCGCTCGCGGTCGAGCTCGAGGCTGCGGTCGAGGCCCTGGCCGAGCTCGAGGCCGAAGACGAGGAGTAG
- a CDS encoding shikimate 5-dehydrogenase: MPILNKDMQVCMSLAARPSNLGTRFHNYLYDELGLNFIYKAFTTTDLEGAVRGIRALGIRGCSVSMPFKEAIIPLVDVMEPSAVAIQSVNTVVNDDGVLTASNTDYEAVAQLLAEGEVDPAESVLLRGSGGMASAVAAAFRDARFERVTIVARNPVAGPALAQRYGFDWVAEDPEPDFDILVNVTPLGMRGDAEDVLAFSPKHIERASTVFDVVAFPSETPLVAAARAAAKNLITGAEVIALQAARQFERYTGVLLTPEQVARASEFSRAE; the protein is encoded by the coding sequence ATGCCCATCCTGAACAAGGACATGCAGGTCTGCATGTCGCTCGCGGCCCGGCCCAGCAACCTCGGCACGCGCTTCCACAACTACCTGTATGACGAACTGGGGCTCAACTTCATCTACAAAGCGTTCACGACGACGGATCTCGAAGGTGCGGTGCGCGGGATCCGCGCGCTGGGCATCCGCGGATGCTCGGTCTCGATGCCGTTCAAAGAGGCGATCATCCCGCTCGTCGACGTCATGGAGCCGTCGGCCGTCGCCATCCAGTCGGTGAACACGGTGGTCAACGACGACGGGGTGCTGACCGCGTCGAACACAGACTACGAAGCCGTCGCCCAGCTGCTCGCCGAAGGCGAGGTGGACCCGGCCGAGAGCGTGTTGCTTCGCGGGTCCGGTGGGATGGCGTCGGCCGTCGCTGCAGCCTTCCGCGACGCGCGGTTCGAGCGGGTCACGATCGTGGCCCGCAATCCCGTGGCCGGTCCGGCGCTCGCCCAGCGCTACGGCTTCGACTGGGTGGCCGAAGACCCAGAACCGGATTTCGACATCCTCGTCAACGTGACACCTCTCGGGATGCGCGGAGACGCGGAAGACGTGTTGGCGTTCAGCCCGAAGCACATCGAGCGGGCATCGACGGTCTTCGACGTGGTGGCGTTCCCGTCGGAGACGCCGCTCGTGGCCGCCGCACGCGCGGCGGCCAAGAACCTGATCACCGGTGCGGAGGTGATCGCACTGCAGGCCGCCCGCCAATTCGAGCGCTACACCGGCGTGCTACTCACTCCCGAGCAGGTGGCCCGGGCCTCCGAGTTCTCCCGCGCCGAGTAG
- a CDS encoding S1C family serine protease, which produces MTDNGPAPETTPPTPDDASTASGTPTPPTATSEPAVRPRRRRGWSIAIVAVVVALLIGGLLGWGIGRLGATRAASSGNPGNGNTCNAITVTNDVLPAIVTVSAVGESGGGTGTGEIIRNDGYIVTNNHVISPAVSGGQISVLLSSGVQAPAELVGRDPRSDLAVLKIDASSSLPTVPWGQSSTLVVGQPVVALGAPLGLSGTVTSGIVSALGRTVPVPGDNGQNAILANAIQTDASINPGNSGGALVNCGGSLIGINSAIATVPNSAGQTGGGSVGIGFAIPSDFAHAIVDQIIATGKVTYPYFGISVAPIPPAAAEELKVPGGLYVVSVVPGGPSEQAGLQEGDVITEVNGHAATSVDLLTQTVMTTKAGESVPVTYLRDGETHKTTVTLQNPAS; this is translated from the coding sequence ATGACTGACAACGGACCCGCCCCCGAAACGACACCACCGACACCCGACGATGCGTCGACAGCGTCCGGCACGCCGACACCGCCGACGGCGACATCCGAGCCGGCCGTGCGTCCGCGCAGGCGGCGCGGCTGGTCGATCGCCATCGTCGCCGTCGTCGTCGCTCTGCTGATCGGCGGCCTCCTCGGCTGGGGGATCGGTCGCCTCGGTGCTACGCGGGCGGCGTCGTCCGGCAACCCCGGCAACGGCAACACCTGCAACGCGATCACCGTGACGAACGACGTGCTGCCGGCCATCGTCACGGTATCGGCGGTGGGGGAGTCGGGCGGAGGAACCGGCACCGGCGAGATCATCCGCAACGACGGCTACATCGTGACCAACAACCACGTGATCTCGCCGGCCGTGTCGGGTGGGCAGATCAGCGTGCTCCTCTCCAGCGGCGTGCAGGCGCCGGCCGAACTCGTCGGGCGCGATCCGAGATCCGACCTCGCGGTCCTGAAGATCGACGCGTCGTCGTCTCTTCCCACCGTTCCCTGGGGCCAGTCGTCGACCCTGGTCGTCGGTCAGCCAGTCGTCGCCCTGGGCGCACCGCTCGGGCTCTCCGGCACGGTCACGTCGGGAATCGTCAGCGCGCTCGGTCGCACGGTCCCCGTGCCGGGCGACAACGGCCAGAACGCGATCCTGGCGAACGCGATCCAGACCGATGCGTCTATCAACCCCGGAAACTCGGGTGGCGCCCTGGTCAACTGCGGCGGTTCGCTGATCGGGATCAACTCTGCGATCGCGACCGTGCCGAACTCGGCCGGGCAGACCGGTGGTGGCAGCGTCGGCATCGGCTTCGCGATCCCCTCGGACTTCGCTCACGCGATCGTCGACCAGATCATCGCGACCGGAAAGGTCACCTACCCGTACTTCGGAATCTCAGTGGCGCCCATCCCACCGGCCGCGGCTGAGGAGCTCAAGGTCCCAGGCGGACTCTACGTCGTCTCGGTGGTCCCCGGCGGCCCGTCCGAGCAGGCCGGTCTCCAGGAAGGCGACGTGATCACGGAGGTCAACGGTCATGCGGCCACGAGCGTCGACCTCCTCACGCAGACGGTCATGACGACGAAGGCCGGTGAATCGGTGCCGGTCACGTACCTCCGCGACGGCGAGACACACAAGACCACGGTGACCCTGCAGAACCCCGCGTCCTGA
- a CDS encoding MarR family transcriptional regulator, whose protein sequence is MKDAVGAALAAANVMMRVAARSVVEVEDVVTTPQLRILMLISASGPQSISSVATELNVHPSNATRPCEKLVQSGLIMRSPDPTDRRFVQLELTERGTALVDHVLSERRAAMADVFARMSADEQADVAAAFESFAVAARSEPTHDGRFTFALQP, encoded by the coding sequence GTGAAGGATGCAGTCGGTGCCGCGCTCGCAGCGGCCAACGTGATGATGCGCGTTGCTGCACGTTCCGTCGTCGAGGTCGAAGATGTGGTCACGACGCCCCAGTTGCGCATCCTGATGCTGATCTCGGCCTCGGGCCCGCAAAGCATCAGCTCTGTCGCAACCGAGCTGAACGTGCATCCGTCCAATGCGACGCGGCCGTGCGAAAAGCTCGTTCAGTCCGGGCTCATCATGCGCTCCCCGGATCCGACCGACCGACGATTCGTTCAGCTCGAACTCACCGAGCGGGGCACAGCCCTCGTCGACCACGTACTGAGTGAACGACGCGCGGCGATGGCGGATGTGTTCGCACGCATGTCAGCCGACGAGCAGGCGGACGTCGCGGCTGCCTTCGAGTCGTTCGCGGTCGCGGCCCGAAGCGAACCAACGCATGACGGCCGGTTCACCTTCGCTCTTCAGCCGTAG
- a CDS encoding NAD(P)H-dependent flavin oxidoreductase — protein sequence MSGELATMLGVDLPILLGPFGGLSSVGLTAQVSELGGLGGYGLYGYDADRIAQAVAAIRAKTARPFSVNLWLTGDEPPVTDEEFADYAEALRPFFDELDLDIPSRPARFLPTFEEQIEAVLAAGPAVISFVFGVPPTDVVERAHAQGAIVIGTATTVAEAVALDFGGVDAIVATGMEAAGHRVSFLRTPEESLVGTFALIPQVTDAVRVPVAAAGGIADRRGVRAAFALGASGVQVGTAFLATRQSAATDAHRRAIPDAAADASVLTRAMSGRLARGLPNRAIRTIEAEGVVAPFPVQNWLTGQFRAEAARQGIGELQSLWLGQAASLARFSDAREVFEELAAGVPRED from the coding sequence ATGAGTGGCGAATTGGCGACGATGCTCGGTGTCGATCTCCCGATCCTGCTCGGGCCGTTCGGTGGTCTGTCGTCGGTCGGGCTGACTGCACAGGTGAGCGAGCTCGGCGGGCTCGGCGGGTACGGGCTGTACGGGTACGACGCGGACCGCATCGCCCAGGCCGTCGCGGCGATCCGGGCCAAGACCGCGCGCCCTTTCTCGGTCAACCTGTGGCTGACCGGCGACGAGCCTCCGGTCACCGACGAGGAGTTCGCAGACTACGCCGAGGCGCTCCGCCCCTTCTTCGACGAGCTCGACCTCGACATCCCCAGCCGCCCCGCCCGCTTCCTGCCGACCTTCGAGGAGCAGATCGAGGCGGTGCTCGCGGCTGGGCCGGCGGTGATCAGCTTCGTCTTCGGTGTGCCGCCCACCGACGTCGTCGAACGTGCCCACGCTCAGGGCGCGATCGTGATCGGCACGGCCACAACGGTCGCCGAAGCGGTGGCGCTCGACTTCGGCGGCGTCGACGCGATCGTCGCGACCGGGATGGAGGCGGCCGGTCACCGGGTCTCGTTCCTCCGAACCCCGGAAGAGTCGCTCGTCGGCACGTTCGCGCTCATCCCTCAGGTCACCGACGCCGTGCGCGTGCCCGTCGCGGCCGCGGGAGGGATCGCCGACCGGCGCGGAGTGCGTGCGGCGTTCGCACTGGGAGCTTCCGGAGTACAGGTCGGCACGGCCTTCCTCGCGACGAGACAGTCGGCAGCCACCGACGCGCATCGCCGTGCCATCCCGGACGCAGCAGCCGACGCGTCTGTGCTGACCCGCGCGATGAGCGGTCGGCTCGCACGGGGACTGCCGAACCGCGCCATCCGCACAATCGAAGCGGAGGGAGTCGTTGCGCCGTTCCCCGTTCAGAACTGGCTGACCGGACAGTTCCGCGCGGAGGCCGCCCGACAGGGGATCGGCGAGCTCCAGTCCCTGTGGCTGGGGCAGGCCGCGTCGCTTGCGCGATTCAGTGACGCCCGCGAGGTGTTCGAGGAGCTCGCCGCCGGCGTTCCGCGCGAAGACTGA
- a CDS encoding helix-turn-helix transcriptional regulator produces the protein MSQSPEADTATLAIAALADPTRRALYDALRASDHPLGRDELAEQTGLPRATAAFHLDRLVEVGALTVGFERRSGRTGPGAGRPAKIYSLSHDELTASLPARQYELAGDLLAAAVEYSDQAGVPVRDALITTAENRGHQLGSDDIPLVETLAGIGYVPVACEDGGFQLTNCPFHHLAARHTDLICTANTAFVRGLTDESRESRDVWLEPTAGECCVRIGELRS, from the coding sequence ATGAGCCAGTCTCCGGAGGCGGACACCGCGACACTCGCCATCGCGGCGCTCGCGGATCCCACACGCCGCGCCCTCTATGACGCACTACGAGCGAGCGACCACCCTCTCGGGCGCGACGAACTCGCCGAGCAGACCGGTCTTCCCCGGGCGACCGCCGCGTTCCACCTCGACCGCCTCGTCGAAGTCGGCGCCCTCACCGTCGGGTTCGAGCGCCGTTCGGGTCGCACCGGGCCGGGCGCCGGGCGTCCCGCGAAGATCTATTCGCTCTCGCATGACGAGCTCACCGCATCCCTTCCGGCCCGGCAGTACGAGCTCGCGGGCGATCTGCTCGCGGCGGCCGTCGAATACTCCGACCAGGCGGGGGTGCCGGTACGGGATGCGCTGATCACGACCGCCGAGAACCGGGGGCACCAGCTCGGCTCCGACGACATCCCGCTGGTCGAGACCCTCGCGGGCATCGGCTATGTACCGGTCGCATGCGAGGACGGTGGCTTCCAACTCACGAACTGCCCGTTCCATCACCTGGCCGCCCGTCATACGGACCTCATCTGCACGGCGAACACTGCGTTCGTCCGCGGGCTCACCGACGAGTCGCGCGAATCGCGTGACGTCTGGCTCGAGCCGACCGCAGGCGAATGCTGCGTGCGCATCGGGGAGCTCCGCTCATGA
- the folE gene encoding GTP cyclohydrolase I: MTELLLALGQDLDDPNLADTPRRVAASFRELLRREPLTLTTFPNEEGYDDLVLVHDIPFTSLCAHHLLPFRGVAHVGYLPASRLLGLSKLARVVEHYSHGLQLQERLTVEIAEYLENELLPNGVGVVLEAEHLCMSIRGALAPTARTRTSRFTGALAAHGRERFMASLPRHN, from the coding sequence GTGACGGAGCTCCTCCTGGCACTCGGCCAGGACCTCGACGACCCCAACCTCGCGGACACCCCGCGCAGGGTGGCCGCGTCGTTTCGCGAGCTGCTCCGCCGCGAGCCGCTCACTCTGACGACCTTTCCGAACGAGGAGGGCTACGACGACCTGGTGCTCGTGCACGACATCCCGTTCACCTCGCTGTGCGCGCACCATCTCCTCCCGTTCCGCGGCGTCGCCCACGTCGGCTACCTCCCCGCGTCCCGGCTGCTGGGACTGTCGAAACTCGCCCGGGTCGTCGAGCACTACTCCCACGGTCTGCAGTTGCAGGAACGCCTCACCGTCGAGATCGCGGAATACCTGGAGAATGAGCTGCTGCCCAACGGAGTCGGTGTCGTGCTCGAGGCCGAACACCTCTGCATGTCCATCCGCGGCGCGCTGGCGCCGACGGCGCGGACCCGCACCTCACGCTTCACCGGTGCGCTCGCCGCCCACGGCCGGGAACGGTTCATGGCCTCGCTTCCGAGGCACAACTAG